A single window of Microscilla marina ATCC 23134 DNA harbors:
- the ftsZ gene encoding cell division protein FtsZ: MEQNNYKFDIPANENSIIKVIGVGGGGSNAVNHMFDRGIKDVEFFVCNTDIQALSLSSVPAKLQIGTALTEGLGAGANPEKGREAALESKEDIRDLLSLSTRMLFITAGMGGGTGTGAAPIIAEIARELGVLTVAIVTAPFAFEGKKKRKHAENGINQLKQHCDTVLVISNDKLREIYGNLKMSEAFAQADSILTTAAKGIAEIITVPGYVNVDFEDVKTVMRDSGAAVMGSAKTEGENRALRAAQEALNSPLLNNRSIHGSQKVLLSIMSGETSELQMDELTDITDYIQDQIGEDADLIFGNGIDPALGDCISVTIIATGFKGEERLASNEPKKTEPIVQNTPITNTPATPVINTPVVESTPPPMVNKAKEEVEERNVVFNLNGNSQANTPKKVEEPKIEEPSEPQRVIYDLDDDASEEDPISNVKKKDLTDEPEDINTPQVEQIEIEKQEEPPVQSPPLSEIDLKRQQLIKQADERINKLKKLSKNFENEGFKDKIDVPAYLRRGVKLVEPPHSSENNISRYNINDENEILGNNKFFTDKTD; the protein is encoded by the coding sequence ATGGAACAAAACAACTACAAGTTTGACATTCCTGCCAATGAAAACTCTATAATTAAAGTGATCGGTGTTGGAGGAGGAGGGAGCAATGCGGTGAATCACATGTTCGATCGTGGTATTAAAGATGTAGAGTTTTTCGTTTGTAACACAGACATTCAAGCACTGTCCTTGAGTTCTGTTCCCGCCAAATTACAAATTGGCACCGCACTTACCGAAGGTTTGGGAGCTGGTGCTAATCCTGAAAAAGGCAGAGAAGCAGCTTTAGAAAGTAAAGAAGATATTCGAGATTTATTGAGCTTAAGCACCCGTATGCTATTTATTACAGCGGGTATGGGAGGAGGTACCGGAACTGGTGCCGCACCTATTATTGCTGAGATTGCTCGTGAATTAGGGGTTTTGACTGTTGCCATTGTAACAGCTCCATTTGCTTTTGAAGGGAAGAAAAAACGTAAACACGCAGAAAATGGAATTAATCAATTGAAACAACATTGTGACACAGTGTTGGTAATTTCAAATGATAAACTCCGCGAAATATATGGCAACCTGAAAATGAGCGAAGCCTTTGCTCAAGCAGATAGTATCTTAACTACTGCAGCCAAAGGGATTGCTGAAATTATTACAGTACCTGGTTATGTCAATGTTGACTTTGAGGATGTAAAAACTGTAATGCGCGACTCTGGTGCAGCAGTGATGGGCTCTGCTAAAACCGAAGGAGAAAATCGTGCGTTAAGAGCTGCCCAAGAGGCATTGAATTCTCCATTATTAAACAACCGAAGTATTCACGGATCTCAGAAAGTATTGCTTTCAATCATGTCTGGCGAAACCTCTGAGTTACAAATGGACGAGTTAACCGATATTACCGATTATATTCAGGATCAAATAGGCGAAGATGCTGATTTGATTTTTGGTAATGGTATTGATCCTGCTTTAGGTGACTGCATCAGTGTTACTATTATTGCTACTGGCTTTAAAGGTGAAGAAAGACTGGCTTCTAATGAACCCAAAAAAACTGAGCCAATTGTACAAAATACTCCAATAACAAACACTCCTGCTACTCCAGTAATCAATACTCCTGTAGTTGAGTCTACTCCACCACCAATGGTAAACAAGGCAAAGGAAGAAGTAGAAGAGAGAAACGTAGTATTTAATCTTAATGGCAACAGCCAGGCAAATACACCTAAAAAAGTAGAAGAGCCCAAAATAGAAGAGCCGTCAGAGCCCCAACGTGTCATTTATGACCTGGATGATGATGCCTCAGAGGAGGATCCAATTTCTAACGTCAAAAAAAAAGATTTGACTGATGAACCAGAGGACATAAATACTCCCCAAGTTGAACAAATTGAAATAGAAAAACAAGAAGAACCGCCAGTTCAATCGCCACCTTTGTCAGAAATTGACCTAAAGCGCCAGCAGTTGATAAAACAAGCAGATGAGCGAATCAATAAACTGAAAAAGTTGAGCAAAAATTTTGAGAACGAAGGCTTTAAAGATAAAATAGACGTACCGGCTTATTTACGTCGTGGGGTCAAATTAGTAGAGCCACCGCATTCTTCTGAAAATAATATATCGCGTTATAACATAAACGACGAAAACGAAATACTGGGTAACAACAAGTTTTTTACTGACAAAACTGACTAA
- the murC gene encoding UDP-N-acetylmuramate--L-alanine ligase gives MLEQIKNIYFIGIGGIGMSALARWFNTHQYQVAGYDRTPTTLTTQLQQEGIDIHFDDNVAHIPEAFTHPATTLVVYTPAVPAQHKQLNYFKQHNFQVKKRAEVLGFLTQDRFTVAVAGTHGKTSTSSMIAHIIHYAKKNCTAFLGGILQEYESNLILSQEIDKESIMVVEADEYDRSFLHLHPNIAVLNSVDADHLDIYGNEDSVLDSYVAFIKKIKENGRLFIKKEIHLGTNLLPNTVITKSFALEQNADCQAQHVQVSPEAFYFDFHTEDITIQNIKIKVPGYHNIINATVAIAVALELGIDPQQIRDALAVYKGVKRRFEYILQHKNIIYIDDYAHHPTEIEVFLKSVKAMYPNKKITAIFQPHLFTRTRDFLDGFAKSLSLTDQLVLLDIYPAREQPIQGVTSQLILDKVTIKDKTLCGKNELYDFLQRNDTEVVLTIGAGDIGAMVDKIGALLNEKYIQKEENEKTNTQKQIKI, from the coding sequence ATGTTGGAACAAATCAAAAACATCTATTTTATAGGTATTGGAGGCATAGGCATGAGTGCTCTGGCAAGGTGGTTCAATACTCACCAATACCAAGTAGCTGGCTATGATCGCACCCCTACTACCCTAACCACTCAACTTCAGCAAGAAGGCATTGATATACATTTTGACGACAATGTAGCGCATATTCCAGAGGCATTTACCCACCCTGCGACTACATTGGTAGTATATACACCTGCTGTACCTGCACAGCACAAGCAATTAAATTATTTCAAACAACATAATTTTCAAGTCAAAAAAAGAGCTGAAGTACTTGGTTTTCTTACACAAGACAGGTTTACAGTAGCGGTTGCCGGAACTCACGGAAAAACCTCTACCTCTTCTATGATTGCCCATATTATTCATTATGCAAAAAAGAATTGTACTGCTTTTTTAGGAGGAATACTTCAGGAGTATGAATCTAACCTTATATTGAGTCAAGAGATTGATAAAGAGTCTATTATGGTGGTGGAAGCTGATGAGTATGATCGATCTTTTTTGCATTTGCACCCCAATATTGCAGTGCTTAACTCAGTAGATGCAGACCATTTAGACATTTATGGTAACGAAGACTCAGTGCTTGATTCTTATGTGGCTTTCATCAAAAAAATCAAAGAAAACGGTAGACTTTTTATAAAAAAAGAAATACATTTAGGCACTAACTTACTTCCAAATACAGTTATTACAAAGAGTTTTGCTTTAGAACAAAATGCAGATTGCCAGGCACAGCATGTACAAGTATCCCCTGAGGCATTTTACTTTGATTTTCACACAGAAGACATCACTATTCAAAACATAAAAATCAAAGTACCTGGCTATCACAATATCATCAATGCAACTGTAGCTATAGCCGTAGCCCTGGAGTTGGGCATTGACCCTCAACAAATTAGAGATGCACTAGCTGTGTATAAAGGAGTAAAACGTCGTTTTGAGTATATTTTACAACATAAAAATATCATTTACATCGACGATTACGCACATCACCCTACTGAGATAGAGGTATTTCTTAAGTCAGTGAAAGCGATGTACCCAAACAAAAAGATCACGGCGATTTTCCAGCCTCATTTATTTACTCGTACCCGCGACTTTTTAGATGGATTTGCCAAGAGCTTAAGCCTTACCGATCAGTTGGTGTTGCTTGATATTTACCCGGCAAGAGAGCAACCCATTCAAGGGGTAACCTCTCAGTTGATTTTGGATAAAGTAACTATAAAAGATAAAACATTGTGTGGCAAAAACGAACTTTATGACTTTTTGCAAAGGAACGATACCGAAGTTGTACTTACCATAGGAGCCGGAGATATAGGGGCTATGGTAGATAAAATTGGAGCACTGTTAAATGAAAAATATATTCAAAAAGAAGAAAACGAAAAAACAAATACCCAAAAGCAAATTAAGATTTAG
- the ftsA gene encoding cell division protein FtsA has protein sequence MKDKIVVGLDIGSTKICALVGKKDQFGKIELLGMGKAPSEGVTRGVVINIDKTVTAISEAIEEAEQTSGIDIRIVNVGIAGQHIKSLKQNGSITRDSAENEITRNDVNRLINDMYRIVTPPGNEIIHVMPQDYTVDFETGIKEPIGMSGIKLEADFNIITAQTSAINNINRCVKRTGLEIENLILEPIASSLSVLTDEEREAGVVLVDIGGGTSDVAIFYENIIRHTAVIPFGGDIITSDIKEGCRIMTGQAEKLKVKFGKAIVEKANVNEFVSIPGLRGRSPKEISVRNLAHIIEARMQEIIESVHQEIIKSGYLNKLVGGIVITGGGSQLRNCKQLFEFMTGMDARVGYPNEYLGKTKVEAAKSPMYATTIGLVMAGFRALDDRDTKYQTQINNNTATSKTKTKAKQASGGDFFRKIIERTKGLLIDDFDDKKNNY, from the coding sequence ATGAAAGATAAAATTGTAGTAGGATTAGACATAGGCAGCACTAAAATATGTGCCCTGGTAGGTAAAAAAGACCAATTTGGTAAAATAGAATTACTAGGCATGGGCAAGGCGCCGTCAGAAGGGGTAACCCGTGGAGTAGTAATTAATATCGACAAAACTGTGACTGCTATCTCAGAAGCCATCGAAGAAGCTGAGCAGACTTCTGGCATAGATATACGCATTGTAAATGTGGGTATTGCCGGGCAACATATCAAAAGCCTGAAACAGAATGGAAGTATTACCCGTGATTCGGCAGAGAACGAAATAACTCGCAATGATGTCAATCGTTTGATCAACGACATGTACCGTATTGTAACACCACCTGGTAACGAGATTATTCACGTGATGCCACAAGACTATACGGTTGACTTTGAGACTGGTATCAAAGAGCCAATAGGTATGTCGGGTATCAAACTCGAAGCTGATTTCAATATCATTACAGCCCAAACCAGCGCCATCAACAACATCAACCGTTGTGTGAAACGTACCGGACTTGAAATAGAAAACCTGATACTAGAACCTATAGCTTCCAGCTTGTCGGTGCTTACCGACGAAGAGCGTGAAGCTGGGGTAGTATTGGTGGATATTGGAGGAGGAACTTCTGACGTAGCTATATTTTATGAAAATATTATACGCCATACCGCCGTTATACCTTTTGGAGGCGATATTATAACCTCTGATATCAAAGAAGGTTGTAGAATAATGACTGGACAGGCCGAAAAACTCAAAGTAAAGTTTGGGAAAGCAATTGTCGAAAAAGCCAACGTAAACGAGTTTGTGTCTATTCCAGGTCTGAGGGGGCGTTCACCCAAAGAAATATCCGTACGTAATCTGGCACACATTATCGAGGCGCGTATGCAAGAAATCATAGAGTCAGTGCACCAAGAGATTATTAAATCTGGTTACCTCAATAAGCTGGTAGGCGGTATTGTAATTACTGGTGGTGGGTCTCAATTGAGAAACTGCAAGCAGCTATTTGAGTTTATGACTGGAATGGATGCAAGGGTAGGTTACCCGAATGAGTACCTTGGTAAAACGAAAGTAGAAGCTGCCAAGAGCCCAATGTATGCAACTACCATAGGGCTGGTAATGGCTGGTTTCAGAGCTTTAGATGATAGGGATACAAAGTATCAAACGCAGATTAATAACAACACAGCAACTTCAAAAACAAAAACAAAAGCAAAACAAGCTTCTGGGGGTGATTTTTTCCGGAAAATCATAGAACGTACCAAAGGACTGTTAATTGACGACTTTGATGACAAAAAAAATAACTATTAA
- a CDS encoding cell division protein FtsQ/DivIB: MKNIFKKKKTKKQIPKSKLRFRKNVVISFWVVIIFLVFGFIEIRHNGRLCTDIQINIENEADNYFLSTEDVIRLMTNGGKEKVLNNSFSNISIKTLEKRVKEGNAFVEKCQIARNLKGVLFVDVTLKRPIARFIRKSKADVYVDNNGVVLNVLRKFTARVLLVTQSERTAPLDFKRNKQDKELLEMIRYIYQDPFLKAQIAQVDVLKNQDMILYLQLGKQVVDFGNLNQWKSKLDRFKVFYKEILPRKGWNAYRKISLRFDKQIICE, from the coding sequence ATGAAAAATATATTCAAAAAGAAGAAAACGAAAAAACAAATACCCAAAAGCAAATTAAGATTTAGAAAAAATGTTGTAATTTCTTTTTGGGTTGTAATTATTTTCTTGGTGTTTGGCTTTATCGAAATCAGACATAATGGAAGACTATGTACTGATATTCAGATAAATATTGAAAACGAAGCGGATAATTACTTTTTGTCTACCGAAGACGTCATCCGCCTAATGACCAATGGAGGAAAAGAAAAAGTGCTCAATAATAGCTTCAGTAATATCTCTATCAAAACCCTGGAAAAAAGAGTCAAAGAGGGGAACGCATTTGTAGAAAAATGTCAAATAGCAAGAAATTTGAAGGGAGTATTGTTTGTAGATGTTACCTTGAAACGCCCCATAGCCCGATTTATAAGAAAAAGCAAGGCAGATGTTTATGTAGACAATAATGGGGTGGTGCTTAACGTTTTAAGAAAATTTACAGCTAGAGTATTGCTGGTAACTCAAAGCGAGCGAACTGCTCCTCTTGATTTCAAACGCAATAAACAAGACAAAGAGTTACTTGAAATGATCAGGTATATTTACCAAGATCCCTTTCTCAAAGCACAAATAGCTCAAGTAGATGTGCTTAAAAACCAAGATATGATACTGTATTTACAATTAGGCAAACAAGTGGTTGACTTTGGTAATTTAAACCAATGGAAAAGCAAACTTGATAGATTTAAGGTTTTTTATAAAGAAATACTTCCTCGAAAAGGCTGGAATGCTTACCGTAAGATCAGCTTGCGTTTCGACAAACAGATAATTTGCGAATAA